In Streptomyces liangshanensis, the DNA window CGGCGCCGGACAGGAACCCGCCTGCGCCAAGGCGTGCCCAACGGAGTCCATCCAGTTCGGCCCGCTGGACGAACTGCGCGAACGCGCCGCCCTGCGCGTCGGCCAACTCCACGAGGCCGGCGTCACCGAGGCGCGGCTGTACGGGCACGAGCCGGACGACGGCGTCGGCGGCGACGGCGCGTTCTTCCTCCTCCTCGACGAACCGGAGGTGTACGGCCTGCCGCCGCACCCGGTCGTCACCACCCGGGACCTGCCCCGGATGTGGGGACACGCGGCCACCGCCGCGCTCGCCCTGGCGGGCGGCCTCGCGCTCTCGTACGCGGTCCCCGCCCTCGGCCCCCTCACCGCGACGCTCACCGGAAGGAAGGGACGGCGATGACCGGCTCCCACGACACGCGCGCCACCGGCCGCGGACGGCGGCGCAAGCGGCGCGGCGAGGAACTCATGGTGCCGCGCGCCGAGTTCGACTCGTACTACGGCCGGCCCATCATCAAGCCGCCGTCCTGGTCGGCCCGCGACATCGCCGGCTACTTCTTCCTCGGCGGCCTCGCGGGCGCGGGCTCGGTGCTCGCCGCCGGCGCGCAGCTGACGGGGCGCCCCGTCCTCGCCCGGGCCATGAAGGTCTCCTCGCTCGGCGCGGTCGGCCTCTCCGCCGCCGCGCTCGTCCACGACCTAGGCAGGCCCGAGCGGTTCGTGAACATGCTGCGCGTCTTCAAGCCGACGTCACCGATGAGCGTCGGCTCCTGGCTGCTCTCCGCGTACGGTCCCGCCGCCGGCGCCGCCGCCCTGTGCGCCGTCACGGGCAGACTGCCCAGGATCGACGCGCTCGCCACCGGCACCGCCGCCCTGTTCGGCCCCGCGATCGCGTCCTACACGGCGGTGCTGGCCGCCGACACGGCGGTCCCCGCCTGGCACGGCGCCCACCGCGAACTGCCCTACGTCTTCACCGCGTCGGCGACCGCGGCCGCCGCCGGGATGGCCCTTGTGGTCGCCCCGCCGCGCGAGAGCGCCCCGGCCCGGGTGGCCGCCGTGCTCGCCGCGGTCGGCGAGGTCTCCGCCATGACGGCCGCCGAACGCCGGCTCGGCCCGGTCGCCGAGACCTACCGGGAGGGGCGCGGCGGCGCGTTGCTCCGTACGGCCCGGATCCTCACCGTCGTCGGTGCGGCGGGCGCGGCGGTGTACGGCGGCCGGGGCCGGGCGCCCGCCGCGCTCAGCGGCGCGCTGCTGCTGGCCGGCTCCGCCTGCACCCGCTTCGGCATCTTCGCCGCCGGGGTCGCCTCGGCCGAGGACCCCGCGTACACGGTGG includes these proteins:
- the nrfD gene encoding NrfD/PsrC family molybdoenzyme membrane anchor subunit; protein product: MTGSHDTRATGRGRRRKRRGEELMVPRAEFDSYYGRPIIKPPSWSARDIAGYFFLGGLAGAGSVLAAGAQLTGRPVLARAMKVSSLGAVGLSAAALVHDLGRPERFVNMLRVFKPTSPMSVGSWLLSAYGPAAGAAALCAVTGRLPRIDALATGTAALFGPAIASYTAVLAADTAVPAWHGAHRELPYVFTASATAAAAGMALVVAPPRESAPARVAAVLAAVGEVSAMTAAERRLGPVAETYREGRGGALLRTARILTVVGAAGAAVYGGRGRAPAALSGALLLAGSACTRFGIFAAGVASAEDPAYTVGPQREAKAREQAEKAQAAATE